Proteins encoded in a region of the Candidatus Methylomirabilis lanthanidiphila genome:
- a CDS encoding lipoprotein NlpI has translation MTTRENSEKVEEEPRSGGKGRLAIMLSSTLAVGFLLGYVASAFVPLVPQPQSAATSTSAAPGPKLSPSEIDSALKAAHASLEAGDLNAAWDKYHQILISDPGQFEALTHLGVIMMGSNRPDEAIKLYDRALSLNPQYAHALFDKGQALKEKGDAKGATEAFQRFLALVPSDSDDAKRVKGWIAELAQPGTSQKESAGTGTRADH, from the coding sequence ATGACAACCAGAGAGAACTCAGAAAAGGTCGAAGAAGAACCACGGTCCGGCGGCAAGGGACGTCTGGCCATCATGTTGAGCAGTACCTTAGCCGTAGGCTTTCTCCTCGGGTACGTGGCCTCGGCCTTTGTCCCGCTCGTCCCGCAACCACAATCGGCCGCCACATCGACGTCAGCCGCTCCCGGCCCCAAGCTCTCGCCCTCGGAGATCGATTCGGCCTTGAAGGCGGCCCACGCCTCGCTCGAAGCCGGTGACCTCAACGCGGCCTGGGACAAATATCATCAGATTCTGATAAGCGATCCCGGCCAGTTTGAGGCGCTGACACACCTCGGTGTTATCATGATGGGAAGCAACCGCCCGGATGAGGCTATCAAGCTGTATGATCGGGCGCTGAGCCTGAACCCCCAGTACGCTCACGCGCTGTTCGATAAGGGGCAGGCCTTGAAGGAGAAGGGGGATGCGAAGGGGGCGACTGAGGCGTTCCAGCGATTTCTCGCGCTTGTGCCGTCCGACTCAGACGATGCCAAGCGGGTCAAGGGATGGATCGCCGAACTGGCCCAACCCGGTACCTCTCAGAAGGAAAGCGCCGGGACAGGGACGCGAGCAGATCACTAA
- a CDS encoding CDP-diacylglycerol-choline O-phosphatidyltransferase, translated as MWPQMMAWAVHLFTACGAVIGVWCLIAIHRGDYRGAFFGMVLAVVFDAVDGPLARLTRVKEILPQFDGAKLDDIVDYLNYVVVPIVLIHEANLLPASVSLWILPLPLLASAYRFCHVSAKTPDHFFTGFPSYWNILVFYYFVGGSPLWFNAVFSLFAAIMVLVPITYVYPGRTRTLRPLTIGLGILWCAALLILLWQLPDPSPSLVAWSLVYPIYYTALSFALHWRVRLEGRRTSSQT; from the coding sequence GTGTGGCCACAGATGATGGCGTGGGCGGTGCACCTGTTCACCGCTTGTGGAGCGGTCATCGGGGTCTGGTGCCTCATCGCCATACACAGGGGTGATTATCGAGGGGCGTTCTTCGGGATGGTGCTGGCTGTTGTATTTGATGCTGTAGATGGACCGCTGGCGCGACTCACTCGTGTCAAAGAAATCCTGCCCCAGTTCGATGGGGCGAAGTTGGACGACATCGTTGATTATCTGAATTATGTCGTCGTCCCGATTGTCTTGATCCATGAAGCCAACCTGCTGCCGGCGTCGGTCTCGCTCTGGATCCTGCCGTTACCGTTGCTTGCCAGCGCCTACCGCTTCTGTCACGTCTCGGCTAAGACGCCGGATCACTTTTTCACCGGGTTTCCTTCGTACTGGAACATCCTGGTCTTCTACTATTTTGTGGGGGGGAGTCCCCTCTGGTTTAATGCGGTGTTTTCCCTCTTTGCGGCTATCATGGTGCTGGTGCCGATCACGTATGTCTACCCCGGCCGGACTCGAACCCTTCGCCCTCTCACCATCGGATTAGGTATCCTGTGGTGCGCAGCACTCCTGATTCTCCTCTGGCAGCTTCCCGATCCCTCACCCTCGCTGGTCGCCTGGTCTCTGGTATATCCGATCTACTATACCGCGCTTTCGTTTGCGCTGCACTGGCGCGTCCGGTTGGAAGGCAGACGAACGTCTTCCCAAACCTAA
- a CDS encoding WD40 domain protein beta Propeller, translating into MARSQPVPFDGIGGDGILSGTAQFFCRERGACRGKAPGGAEDDAADDLKLNPVTFYTDGTRIAFASFNDLTGGNPDYNREIFLWTQGSGLTQITSSTGGNSGSGNAAPSISADGTRIAFHSIHNLTGSNTWHGSREIFLAELSPVVGVDADGDGMSDAWEVAHGLNPNDPADAAQDPDGDGLTNLQEFQAGTDSHNRDTDGDGIIDGEDTTPKRVDILGNTTVAPGSKAVVITHGWNSSASTWVQEMAKAICAKLGFNDPFKKVNSNDLTPMCQVNKDNNLWDVWVYDWQTDAEVSSLLHVTGEDSYKSPKDILPFAMQHGDALATKLREKNYQHIHFIAHSARAKLIDTATAYLKIDIPPPIIKIHETFLDAYDPWKEASSYGYLADWADNYVDTRSVDLFDGTKLFLKEAYNVDVTPAWYCGFRLNLVEEIKCRHSRPYRFYGLSVSTDLADTVEYKEYQGVDPIGPTVGMGYPLSVKEGRSVDDTDLKHLFPKGKTCGVSGTSCVPNYHPIPSYVDYRAAQNAEASAAKVIGAIEYIVGTGAYLYDSIKMGLAWVTNSALQRTLAAAEQVTVNGAAVTEEPSYLTVNVTTTTPVNTLRFNWSFDTAGEGLLRVFVNGHLVRQIDQRHVTPSSLVTEKIFIGDDAGPLPPGTHRITFNLDGFGASASGVELTAVEVGLTGPLLAITKAGTGTGTVTSSPAGINCGATCSAPFAVGTPVSLTATPAAGSAFAGWSGDPDCTDGSVIPDADKTCTASFSRRPDLTVTALTNPPSAIRPGSSFSVTATVKNQGLLSAGSSTLRYYLSLDGVKNNGDLLLSGSRSVFSLAAGASSTGTTTVTIPSGTALGTYVLLACADDTKVVAESDETNNCRASNTQIKINP; encoded by the coding sequence ATGGCGCGGTCACAACCGGTGCCGTTCGATGGCATCGGCGGCGATGGCATCCTCAGCGGCACGGCGCAGTTCTTCTGCCGAGAGCGGGGGGCCTGCCGCGGCAAGGCTCCCGGCGGTGCGGAGGACGACGCTGCCGACGACCTGAAGCTGAATCCGGTCACCTTCTACACTGACGGCACCCGGATTGCTTTTGCGTCTTTCAACGACCTGACCGGCGGCAACCCCGATTACAACCGGGAGATCTTCCTCTGGACCCAAGGGAGCGGCCTCACCCAGATCACCAGCTCCACAGGCGGTAACTCCGGCTCCGGCAATGCGGCCCCCTCCATCAGCGCCGACGGCACCCGGATCGCCTTTCACTCCATCCACAACCTGACCGGCAGCAACACCTGGCATGGCAGCCGGGAGATCTTCCTTGCCGAACTCTCGCCAGTGGTCGGTGTTGACGCCGATGGCGACGGTATGTCGGATGCCTGGGAGGTTGCGCACGGCCTCAACCCGAATGATCCCGCAGACGCGGCCCAGGACCCCGATGGCGACGGGCTCACGAATCTCCAAGAGTTCCAGGCCGGCACCGATTCCCACAACCGCGATACCGATGGGGATGGAATTATTGACGGGGAGGACACGACCCCGAAGCGAGTAGACATATTGGGGAACACGACGGTCGCCCCGGGTAGCAAGGCTGTTGTGATTACCCATGGCTGGAACTCGAGCGCCTCGACATGGGTACAAGAAATGGCAAAAGCGATTTGCGCAAAGCTTGGCTTCAACGATCCCTTCAAGAAGGTCAATTCGAACGATTTGACCCCGATGTGCCAGGTGAACAAGGATAACAATCTATGGGATGTGTGGGTATATGACTGGCAGACCGATGCTGAAGTGAGTTCCCTTCTGCATGTGACGGGTGAAGACTCATACAAATCCCCAAAGGACATACTTCCGTTCGCCATGCAGCATGGCGACGCGCTAGCGACGAAATTGAGGGAGAAGAATTACCAGCACATCCATTTTATTGCACATAGCGCGCGGGCCAAGCTCATCGATACCGCGACGGCTTACCTGAAGATAGACATACCGCCTCCGATAATCAAGATCCATGAAACCTTCCTGGATGCCTATGATCCTTGGAAGGAGGCGTCGTCGTATGGGTATCTGGCGGATTGGGCGGACAACTATGTCGATACCCGCAGCGTGGACCTCTTCGACGGCACGAAACTTTTCCTCAAGGAGGCTTACAACGTTGATGTCACGCCGGCCTGGTACTGCGGTTTTAGACTAAACCTTGTAGAAGAGATTAAGTGTCGGCACAGTCGACCCTATCGGTTCTATGGGCTATCGGTCAGTACCGACTTGGCGGACACGGTTGAGTACAAGGAATACCAAGGCGTCGACCCGATTGGTCCGACCGTCGGGATGGGCTACCCGCTATCTGTGAAAGAAGGTCGTTCGGTAGACGACACCGACCTGAAACACCTCTTTCCGAAAGGTAAGACGTGCGGGGTATCAGGGACTTCCTGTGTTCCGAACTATCATCCCATACCAAGCTACGTGGATTATCGAGCCGCGCAGAACGCGGAAGCATCGGCTGCGAAAGTTATAGGCGCGATTGAGTATATAGTGGGAACGGGCGCTTACCTGTACGACTCGATCAAGATGGGGCTGGCCTGGGTCACGAACTCTGCCCTGCAACGGACACTGGCAGCCGCCGAGCAAGTTACCGTCAACGGCGCTGCTGTTACCGAAGAACCTTCCTATCTCACAGTCAACGTGACGACCACGACGCCGGTCAACACGCTGCGCTTTAACTGGAGCTTCGATACCGCCGGTGAGGGCTTGCTCAGGGTGTTCGTGAACGGCCACTTGGTGCGCCAGATCGACCAGCGTCATGTGACGCCGTCCTCGCTGGTCACGGAGAAAATCTTCATCGGCGACGATGCGGGTCCCCTGCCTCCTGGGACCCACCGGATCACCTTCAACCTCGATGGCTTCGGCGCCAGCGCCAGCGGGGTAGAGCTGACCGCCGTTGAGGTAGGACTGACGGGTCCGCTCCTCGCCATCACCAAAGCCGGTACCGGCACCGGCACTGTGACTAGCAGCCCCGCCGGGATCAACTGCGGCGCGACCTGTAGCGCCCCCTTTGCCGTCGGCACGCCCGTCAGCCTCACCGCAACCCCCGCGGCGGGCTCGGCCTTTGCCGGCTGGTCTGGCGACCCCGACTGTACGGACGGAAGCGTCATCCCGGATGCCGACAAGACCTGTACGGCGAGCTTCAGCCGCAGACCTGACCTTACGGTAACTGCCCTTACAAACCCACCCAGCGCCATCCGCCCGGGTAGCAGTTTCTCAGTGACCGCCACCGTGAAGAACCAGGGACTCCTCTCTGCCGGCAGCTCGACGCTCCGCTACTACCTCTCGCTCGATGGGGTCAAGAACAATGGCGACCTGCTCCTGAGCGGGAGTCGAAGCGTATTCAGCCTGGCGGCCGGCGCATCGTCCACGGGGACGACCACCGTGACCATCCCCTCCGGAACGGCATTGGGCACCTACGTGCTGCTGGCCTGCGCGGATGATACGAAGGTCGTGGCGGAGAGCGATGAGACGAACAACTGCCGCGCTTCGAATACTCAGATAAAAATCAATCCCTAG
- a CDS encoding MFS transporter — MIEADRLTKYYDKHTAIRDVSFTVEKGEVVGFLGPNGAGKTTTMRILTGCLPPSGGTARVAGYDILTESLQVRRRIGYLPENIPLYTDMKVVDYLTFVAEVKGLERGTRRQRIGEIMEKCGVAKVRRTLIGALSRGYRQRVGIAQALLNAPEVLILDEPTIGLDPRQIIEIRQLIKELAGQSTVILSTHILPEVSMLCHRVIIINNGQIVAVDTPENLTTGLQSSTKLRIRVEGPVDQIGMALTQLPGVLRVVAEDEVHETAHSFVVESERNCDLRREVSRLIIERGWGLLELRPADMSLEEIFVRLVTKETQEVRA, encoded by the coding sequence ATGATTGAAGCAGACAGGCTGACGAAATATTACGATAAGCATACCGCCATTCGCGATGTTTCGTTCACAGTCGAGAAGGGCGAGGTTGTAGGGTTCCTGGGGCCGAACGGCGCCGGGAAGACGACCACGATGCGCATCCTCACCGGTTGTCTGCCGCCCAGCGGCGGGACGGCGCGCGTCGCCGGGTACGATATCCTGACCGAGTCGCTTCAGGTGCGGCGGCGTATCGGCTACCTGCCGGAGAACATACCGCTGTACACCGATATGAAGGTCGTCGACTACCTGACGTTCGTGGCTGAGGTCAAAGGTCTGGAGCGCGGCACACGACGTCAGCGGATCGGCGAGATTATGGAGAAGTGCGGCGTGGCCAAGGTCCGGCGGACCTTGATCGGGGCGCTCTCGCGCGGCTACCGGCAGCGGGTCGGGATCGCGCAGGCGCTGCTCAACGCTCCCGAGGTGCTCATCCTGGACGAGCCGACCATCGGGCTCGACCCACGGCAGATCATCGAGATCAGGCAACTCATCAAGGAGCTGGCCGGTCAAAGTACGGTCATCCTGTCAACACACATCCTGCCAGAGGTCAGCATGCTCTGCCATCGGGTGATTATCATCAACAACGGCCAGATCGTGGCGGTCGATACCCCGGAGAATCTGACGACCGGACTGCAGAGCTCCACCAAACTGCGAATCAGGGTAGAGGGACCGGTAGACCAGATCGGGATGGCCCTGACTCAGCTTCCAGGCGTCCTGCGGGTCGTCGCGGAGGATGAGGTGCACGAGACCGCTCATAGCTTCGTCGTCGAGTCGGAGCGGAATTGCGACCTGCGCCGCGAGGTGTCGCGCCTGATCATTGAGCGCGGGTGGGGTCTGCTGGAGCTTCGACCTGCCGACATGAGTCTGGAGGAGATATTCGTCCGCCTGGTCACCAAAGAGACGCAGGAGGTGCGGGCATGA
- a CDS encoding HEPN domain protein, whose amino-acid sequence MADIPHKWAERAVYDLDTARAMLEAKRYLYVLFCCQQAVEKLLKAVIAKRSEAFPPRLHQLVRLAESAQVPLNETQADFLRELSMYYIQCRYPEEIEDMSSQVSVQQARQVIEKTEELVRWLQSIL is encoded by the coding sequence ATGGCCGATATCCCCCACAAGTGGGCCGAACGAGCCGTCTATGACCTTGATACGGCTCGCGCGATGTTGGAGGCCAAGCGCTATCTCTACGTCCTGTTCTGTTGCCAACAAGCGGTTGAAAAGCTGCTCAAGGCTGTGATCGCGAAACGGTCCGAAGCGTTTCCTCCAAGACTACATCAGCTTGTTCGTCTCGCCGAGAGTGCGCAGGTTCCTCTCAATGAGACACAGGCGGATTTCTTGCGGGAACTTTCGATGTATTACATTCAGTGTCGTTATCCTGAGGAGATTGAGGATATGTCATCGCAGGTGTCCGTCCAGCAGGCGCGACAGGTTATAGAGAAAACGGAGGAGTTGGTGCGATGGCTGCAATCGATCCTGTGA
- a CDS encoding ABC transporter permease, translating into MNVLAIFKKEWRAYFASPIAYVVLTIFALISGYFFYSLLAFFSLSSLQATMNPGFGPGLNVSEWIVRPLFRDIAITMLLLMPAATMRLFSEEKKTGTIELLFSYPIRDWELLLGKFLAALALYSAMLGISLVDIAMLGSLATLEWGLILSGYLGLLLLGMAFLGLGILASSLTENQVVAAVGAFGVLLLLWVIGWSTEAAGPTLGPILSHLSIINHYDSFAKGTIESRDVIFYLNFTLLCLFLTLRSLESKRWRG; encoded by the coding sequence ATGAACGTCCTGGCGATCTTCAAAAAAGAGTGGCGGGCCTACTTTGCGTCGCCGATCGCCTACGTCGTCTTGACGATCTTTGCGCTCATCTCGGGCTACTTTTTCTATAGCCTCCTCGCCTTCTTCTCGCTCAGCAGCCTCCAGGCCACCATGAATCCAGGGTTCGGTCCAGGTCTGAACGTCTCCGAGTGGATCGTCCGCCCGCTGTTCCGCGATATCGCCATCACCATGCTGCTGCTGATGCCCGCGGCAACCATGCGGCTGTTCTCCGAAGAGAAGAAGACGGGAACCATCGAACTCCTCTTCTCGTACCCGATCCGGGACTGGGAACTGCTGTTGGGTAAGTTCCTGGCGGCGCTCGCGCTGTATTCGGCGATGCTCGGAATCAGTCTGGTGGACATCGCGATGCTTGGGTCCCTGGCAACGCTGGAATGGGGCCTCATCCTGAGCGGCTATCTCGGTCTGCTGCTCCTCGGGATGGCCTTCCTGGGACTCGGGATACTCGCCTCTTCTCTCACCGAAAACCAGGTCGTTGCCGCTGTCGGGGCCTTCGGCGTCCTTCTGTTACTGTGGGTCATCGGTTGGTCCACCGAGGCGGCCGGGCCGACGCTGGGCCCTATCCTCTCGCATCTCTCGATCATCAACCATTACGACAGCTTCGCCAAAGGCACGATTGAAAGTCGTGACGTCATCTTCTACCTCAACTTTACGCTCCTCTGCCTCTTTCTGACACTCCGTTCTCTGGAATCGAAGCGGTGGAGGGGGTAG
- a CDS encoding Nucleotidyltransferase domain protein: MAAIDPVIERRSRYAVEVLSRYAPVAAAYLFGSRVEGSANEWSDIDLAAFLEGIESWDVTTRAHTAALVQKEAGDDIELHFFPARSLHQPEPASFAAYILGHGVAITP, translated from the coding sequence ATGGCTGCAATCGATCCTGTGATCGAACGCCGCTCTCGGTATGCCGTGGAGGTGCTTTCCCGATATGCCCCTGTGGCGGCGGCCTACCTGTTTGGTTCTCGGGTGGAAGGGAGCGCCAATGAATGGAGCGATATCGATCTCGCGGCCTTCCTGGAGGGTATCGAATCGTGGGACGTGACAACCCGTGCGCATACCGCAGCGCTAGTTCAGAAGGAGGCAGGCGATGATATCGAGCTTCACTTCTTCCCCGCTCGCTCACTGCACCAACCCGAACCCGCCAGTTTCGCGGCGTATATCCTGGGGCATGGCGTAGCTATCACACCGTGA
- a CDS encoding cytochrome c nitrite reductase pentaheme subunit, with protein sequence MAEQPPTRRRGKHFLLIAAATCIVAGMLALGGLYRLSSSPMLCNSCHIMKPYVQAWKASKHNNVTCIDCHYPPELRGTIWVKYQALAQVAKWATQTYSSKPFAEVEDASCLRSGCHASRLLEGKVTFKRGIIFDHGPHLKEERRGRQLRCTSCHSQIVVGTHIEVTTTTCYLCHFKGMKTAREFHPLGGCTVCHTAPKGDIKLGTITFNHESVVKRNVGCEKCHLNVVEGDGQAPRERCYACHNQPEKLQKYADTPFMHDFHVAGHHIECTRCHSEIKHALPPPIGLSISRLLEWLVEPSSAEAVENNAQVQPKRGLQPPAVKTPEAHPPARDRELDCKTCHQATHRGVLEMYIGMGGKGTPMIPGHMFQVRVECVACHIELGKDKAIETFAGRTFRPSERACLGCHGTRYKGMLERWTTTMAGMQAAVSGKLLSVEQTLQTTFRTHPQFAKAWKLASDARHNVEFVINGKGVHNVFFAADLLKVADGYLDQSMVTVGQSPLKVADETLIRGGYCAVLCHNQARVRAPETVNFGAETIPHVRHVTDFGVTCTACHSAERHKAVTATKTTCLGCHHRAGNDNERCIACHRAQHAFFSGTIETQAGEPAPSSHAAFTDCVGCHDVQTKHSRQAVATRCLGCHDGTYLKTFAQRRREIDHGLEEVRRLVRKGESGLRRAPDHSMASEVRVLLTAVKGDLDLVVKAGGVHNPDLAQAVLAKAKGSAQRAVSLLSR encoded by the coding sequence ATGGCTGAGCAGCCGCCTACTCGACGACGAGGTAAGCACTTTCTTCTAATTGCCGCAGCTACCTGCATCGTCGCTGGAATGCTCGCGCTCGGCGGTCTCTATCGCCTCAGTTCGAGCCCGATGCTGTGTAATTCCTGCCACATCATGAAACCGTATGTTCAGGCATGGAAGGCCTCCAAGCACAATAACGTCACCTGTATCGACTGCCATTACCCTCCTGAGCTTCGTGGGACCATCTGGGTCAAATACCAGGCGCTGGCCCAGGTGGCGAAGTGGGCGACGCAGACCTACAGTTCGAAGCCGTTCGCCGAGGTGGAGGATGCGAGCTGTCTTCGCTCGGGTTGTCATGCGAGCCGCCTGCTGGAGGGGAAGGTGACCTTCAAGCGGGGGATTATCTTTGACCACGGTCCTCACCTGAAAGAGGAACGCCGTGGGCGACAGCTCCGTTGTACAAGTTGTCACTCTCAGATCGTGGTGGGAACCCACATTGAGGTGACAACGACTACCTGTTACCTCTGCCACTTCAAGGGGATGAAAACCGCACGGGAATTTCATCCTCTTGGGGGTTGCACTGTCTGCCATACTGCGCCAAAGGGCGACATCAAGCTGGGGACCATCACCTTCAACCATGAGTCGGTGGTCAAGCGGAATGTTGGGTGCGAGAAGTGCCATCTCAACGTGGTTGAGGGGGATGGCCAGGCGCCACGAGAGCGCTGCTACGCCTGCCACAATCAGCCGGAGAAGCTGCAAAAGTACGCCGATACCCCATTTATGCATGACTTCCACGTAGCCGGTCATCACATCGAGTGCACCCGTTGCCACAGCGAGATCAAACACGCACTCCCCCCACCCATCGGCCTATCCATCAGTCGGTTATTGGAATGGCTGGTCGAACCTTCCAGCGCCGAGGCTGTCGAGAACAACGCCCAGGTCCAGCCGAAGCGCGGGTTGCAGCCGCCGGCGGTAAAGACGCCGGAGGCACACCCTCCCGCTCGGGATCGCGAGCTCGATTGCAAGACCTGCCATCAGGCTACCCACCGGGGGGTCCTCGAGATGTATATCGGCATGGGGGGGAAGGGAACGCCGATGATTCCAGGCCACATGTTTCAGGTCCGGGTGGAATGTGTCGCCTGTCATATAGAGCTGGGGAAGGATAAGGCCATCGAGACATTCGCGGGGCGGACCTTCCGACCATCCGAACGCGCGTGTCTGGGCTGCCATGGTACGCGGTACAAGGGCATGCTGGAACGCTGGACGACGACCATGGCTGGTATGCAGGCGGCGGTCAGCGGGAAGCTCTTGTCGGTGGAGCAGACATTGCAAACGACCTTTCGAACCCACCCGCAGTTCGCAAAGGCCTGGAAGTTGGCCAGCGATGCGCGGCACAATGTCGAATTCGTCATCAACGGAAAGGGCGTTCATAACGTCTTCTTTGCCGCCGACCTGCTAAAGGTCGCGGACGGTTACCTGGACCAGTCGATGGTCACCGTCGGGCAATCGCCGCTGAAGGTTGCCGACGAGACCCTCATCCGGGGAGGCTACTGCGCGGTACTGTGTCATAATCAGGCGAGGGTCCGGGCGCCGGAGACGGTAAACTTCGGGGCCGAGACGATTCCGCATGTCCGCCACGTGACCGATTTCGGGGTCACGTGTACGGCATGCCACTCGGCAGAGCGACATAAGGCGGTGACCGCAACAAAAACTACCTGTCTGGGCTGTCATCACCGCGCAGGCAATGACAACGAGCGGTGCATCGCCTGTCACAGAGCTCAACATGCCTTCTTCTCCGGCACGATCGAGACTCAGGCAGGTGAGCCGGCCCCAAGTAGCCATGCGGCGTTTACGGATTGCGTAGGGTGTCACGACGTGCAAACGAAGCATTCCAGGCAGGCGGTGGCTACGCGCTGTCTTGGTTGTCATGACGGTACATACTTGAAGACGTTCGCGCAGCGGCGGAGGGAGATAGATCACGGTCTGGAAGAGGTCAGACGCCTCGTCAGGAAAGGGGAGTCCGGTCTGCGTCGTGCTCCGGACCACTCCATGGCGTCTGAGGTACGCGTCCTGCTTACGGCAGTAAAAGGAGACCTCGATCTGGTCGTCAAGGCCGGCGGTGTGCACAATCCTGATCTGGCGCAGGCGGTCTTGGCCAAAGCGAAAGGGTCGGCTCAGCGGGCTGTGAGTCTGCTAAGCCGGTAA
- a CDS encoding ABC-type uncharacterized transport system: protein MDKLTRFAIPVGLFLLAAGGIAYNIRPNLKAWMGSILLLGAILILAGAYRFFGDITAWLNRRSTMTGLNVALMTMLVVGIIGLVEVISAKHNTRFDLTAGKRYTLSDQTRKVVRALAKDVQVTAFFRADQAERRPAEDLLRQYADLSPHFRFEVVDPDRNPGRAKRYGIATYGTTILETQEKEEKIAEVDEEHLTNGLLKLLREGKRTIYFLKGHGENELEDKSRNGYRQAKEAIEKANYQVKELLLLREREVPKDASMLVISGPKRDLAESELQALQVFVERGGKLLIQLDPYTTPSLKTFVGRYGITVGDDVIVDQYARTMGGDYLMPIVSTYYPHAITQNFTLASLFPFTRSVDVAKPSPEGATVQKLGETGPGSWAETDRAELNRGQISFEQGHDRPGPVPVGVIATVQVKQAAAHAAADQAATGKSDQAGETQQQTSLARLVVYGNSGFASNNFLNFSGNRDLFLNSISWLAEDEAMISIRPQEATTTPIILSAAQGRMVFWMLVIVMPGLFLISGTSVVLRRRRSR from the coding sequence GTGGATAAGCTGACACGCTTCGCCATACCTGTCGGTCTCTTCCTCCTTGCCGCGGGCGGGATTGCCTACAACATCCGTCCGAATCTGAAGGCGTGGATGGGGAGCATCCTCCTGCTCGGAGCAATCCTGATCCTTGCGGGGGCCTATCGTTTCTTCGGCGATATCACGGCCTGGCTGAATCGGCGTTCTACGATGACCGGACTGAACGTCGCCCTGATGACCATGCTGGTGGTGGGGATCATCGGTCTGGTCGAGGTCATTTCGGCCAAGCACAATACGCGGTTCGACCTGACCGCAGGGAAGCGGTATACCCTTTCCGATCAGACCAGAAAGGTCGTCCGAGCACTCGCCAAGGATGTCCAGGTCACCGCCTTCTTTCGAGCCGATCAGGCGGAGCGCCGCCCTGCTGAAGACCTGCTGCGCCAGTATGCCGACCTGTCGCCGCACTTTCGTTTTGAGGTCGTCGATCCTGACAGGAATCCCGGCAGGGCCAAGCGATACGGCATCGCCACGTACGGCACCACGATCTTAGAGACCCAGGAGAAGGAGGAAAAGATCGCCGAGGTGGATGAGGAGCACCTGACGAATGGGCTGCTGAAACTGCTGCGCGAAGGGAAGCGGACGATCTATTTTCTGAAGGGGCACGGGGAAAACGAATTGGAGGACAAATCGCGAAACGGCTACCGACAGGCAAAAGAGGCGATCGAAAAGGCCAACTACCAGGTGAAGGAGCTGTTGCTCCTGCGCGAACGCGAGGTCCCCAAAGACGCCTCAATGCTTGTCATCAGCGGGCCGAAGCGCGACCTGGCCGAATCGGAGTTGCAGGCCCTGCAGGTGTTTGTTGAGCGGGGCGGCAAGCTGCTCATACAGCTCGATCCGTATACGACGCCGAGCCTCAAAACCTTTGTGGGCCGATATGGCATTACGGTTGGAGATGATGTGATTGTGGATCAGTATGCTCGCACCATGGGCGGCGATTACCTGATGCCTATCGTCTCAACCTACTATCCGCACGCGATCACCCAGAACTTCACACTCGCCTCCCTCTTTCCCTTTACGCGCTCTGTCGATGTCGCGAAGCCGTCGCCGGAAGGAGCGACGGTCCAGAAGCTCGGAGAGACTGGACCGGGAAGCTGGGCGGAGACCGACAGGGCCGAGTTGAATCGCGGCCAGATCAGCTTTGAGCAAGGACACGATCGGCCGGGACCGGTCCCGGTGGGCGTTATCGCCACGGTGCAGGTGAAACAGGCGGCAGCACACGCGGCGGCGGATCAGGCCGCTACAGGAAAGAGTGACCAGGCAGGTGAGACACAGCAGCAGACCAGCCTGGCCAGGCTGGTGGTATACGGCAACTCCGGATTCGCCAGCAACAACTTCCTGAATTTTTCGGGAAACCGCGATCTCTTCTTGAACAGCATCAGTTGGCTGGCTGAAGACGAGGCCATGATCTCTATTCGACCGCAAGAGGCCACAACGACCCCCATCATCCTGAGCGCAGCGCAGGGACGGATGGTCTTTTGGATGTTGGTTATCGTGATGCCCGGCCTGTTCCTGATTTCCGGGACATCGGTGGTTCTCAGGCGGAGACGATCGCGATGA